A stretch of DNA from Candidatus Oleimmundimicrobium sp.:
TTCTTCAAAACAATAGAATTAACGCAGATGAAATGGACTTAAACGGAGACATCGTTTTTATTCATGATCCTCAACCACTGGCTTTAGTTGAAAAAAAAGAGGAACTTGGAAACAAGTGGATTTGGCGTTGTCATATAGACACTCACGCGCCAGACTGGAAACTTTGGGGATTTTTAAGGAAATACATGGAAATGTATGATGCCGCGGTATTTTCCTCACCAAGTTTTGCTCAGACGCTGTTAATAAATAAGTTTTTAATTGCACCGTCAATTGATCCTTTGAGTTTAAAAAACCAGGAGCTTTCTAAAGAAACTATTGAATCGGTGCTTAAGAAATTTGATATAAAAAAGAACAAACCAATAGTTACCCAGATTTCACGTTTTGACCATCTCAAAGATCCAATAGGGGTTATAGAAGCATATAAGTTAGTAAAAAAGTCTGTTGATTGTCAATTAATTCTGGCGGGCGGTACGGCAGCTGATGACCCGGAAAGTGCTGAGGTTTTGTCTGAGGTTTATGAAAGGGCAGCGGGAGACCCTGATATCCATGTTTTATTATTGGAAACCCCGGCCGACATTGAAGTTAATGCGCTCCAGAGGGCTTCCACGATTATTTTGCAAAAATCTATTAGTGAAGGCTTCGGTTTAACCGTCAGTGAGGCAATGTGGAAGGGTAAGCCTGTTATCGCCTCTGCGGTAGGAGGTATCACTCTTCAAATAACCCATGACTACAACGGTCTTTTAACTCGAACCATTGAAGGAACTGCTTACGCAATTAAAGAACTGCTTTGTAATCCGGGTTATGCGAAAAGATTGGGAAGAAACGCGAGAGAATCTGCTAAACAAAATCTTCTTGTGACGCGGCATATTCGCGACTACTTGCTCTTATTTCTTTCTCTATATTATCCAGGGGATATCGTCTATATATAATTATTTTCCAAAGTTACGATGTCGGATATGATTTCGCTTATCCACTTATATATGTTGTTTTCCTCCACTACTTGTCGTAAGAATTTCATCCTTTGACGCCTTTCTTTTTTTGGCATCTCAATCGCCTTTTTAAGCGTCTCAGCAAAATTGTCCGTGTCATATGGATTTATAATGAGAGCTCCTTCTTCAAGTTCTCGCGATGCCCCGGCAAACTGGCTTAGTATTAAAATCCCATCCTCGTCTCTTCTGGAAGCTACAAATTCTTTGGAAACAAGGTTCATCCCATCTTGCAACGAGCTTACTACGCAGGCATCTGCCAAACGATATAATGCTAGGATTTCTTCGTAATTTAAGTCTTTTTTTGTAAGGATAACAGGGGACCATCCGTCGTTTGAGTATTTCCAATTCAGTTTCTCTACTAACGCATCGATTTCATCATTTAAGTTTTTATATTCCTGGATATGAATTCGGCTCAAAGTGCCTTTCTGCAATAGAACGATTTTGCCTATATATTCAGGATATTTCTCAAGCAACCTATCCAACGCTTGTAATTTTTCCAAAATTCCTTTGGTATAATCTATCCTGTCTAAACCAAAAAGCACGAATTTATTGTCGAAATCGAATTCCTTTTTGAATTTTTCAGTCTTTCTCTTGACGGCTTCTGATGTAACGTGCGAAGAAATTTCTTCAAAGTCAACGCTTATCGGATAGCAGCGAATCAAGGTTTCTTTCCCGCCCTTAAAGACGGAGAGTCTTTCTCTATCAATGCGTGCTTCAATTTCTCTATCTATGGTTTCCAAAAAGTTATCGCAAAAATAGCGTAAATGAAAGCCAAGGATATCATTTGCCAGAAGGCCTTCTAATATATCATTTTTCCAGGGGCAAATCCTAAAAGCTTCGGGATTCGGCCAGGGGATATGCCAAAACTGAGCAACGTTTAAATCGGGTCTTTTTTCTTTTAAAAACTTTGGCAAGAGTGCAAAATGATAGTCCTGGATAAAGATAAAAGCATTTTTCCCCTCGATTTCTTCCAATATGGCGCTTGCGAAACGTTTATTGATGTTTACATAGTGGAGCCAGTCTGAATATTTAAAAAGAGGGCGAGTGTAGGCTATATGGCACAGAGGCCAAAGTCCTTTATTTGAAAATCCGTAATAGTATCCATCCTCTTCCTCTTTTGACATCCAAACTCTTTTTAAAGTATAAGTTGGTGTTTTTTTATCGTTTGTCTGAGGAGGGACCATCACCCGACTTTTTTTATCTACAACTGTCTTGTCGGCGTTACCGCTACCATGAGCGACCCAGATGCCGGAGCACGCTTTAACTACGGGGTCTAAGGCGGTCACCAACCCGCTGGCAGGTCTGAGACATTTTGTCTCTCCTTCTTTGAAAACGTGGATGTAGGGCTCTCGATTGGAAACTACAACAAAAAGGTGATTAGATAATTTTTCTCTGGCTAATTCTTGCAGGTCTTTCCTGGTTAACACTTTAACTCCTATCGCAATATGACCATATAGAACTTAACCTTACTCTAATTAAGTCTAACAGACTTTTTATTGTAAGTAAATTTAGCTGCTTGTTTGTATGTTTTGATGGTATTTGTTTTTTGAGTTTTCTCTCCTTTGGGCTATAATTCAATAAAGTTTGCGTATTGTTGTGAATTCGGAAGGAGAATTTAATGCAACTCGAAACAGAAATCTTGTTTTTATGGCTTGAGCCCCTTTTAATACTTTTTAGTTCTCTGATTATCGGACTTATCGTTAAAAAAATCTTAATCAATTATTTTAATTATTTAAGGAAGAAAACAGAGGCAAAAATTTGGGGAATTCTTATTAATTCAACAAAAAAATGGATAATTCCTTGGTTCGTACTGACGGGTTTTTATATCGCGCTCGAATCATGGAATATAAGACCTAATATTTTGGGAATAATTCATAAAACTATTTTTATAATAGTTATTGTCTCATTCACCTTTATAATTTCACAGATATTGAGTGAACTCATCGTATCCTACGAAGAAAAAATTTCCTCGGTGGCTCCGATTGCGGGCCTTACTCAAAATATTGTGAAAGTTGTTATCTTTCTGCTTGGCGCTCTCATGATTCTTCATGGATTGGGTGTTTCAATAACACCCCTCTTAACCACAATGGGCATAGGTGGTTTAGCTATTGCCTTGGCTCTGCAGGATTCCTTAAAAAATTTAGTCGCGGGCATGCATATCATATTGGCTAAAGACATACGTATTGGAGACTATATAAAAATAGAAGGGGGCGAGGAGGGTTATGTCCAAGATATTGGCTGGCGTTCAACTACCATACGCGCTCTTTCCAATAACATGGCTATCGTTCCGAACTCGAGGCTTGCTGAGGCAATTGTTATCAACTATCATTTGCCTGAGAATATGATGTCTCTTCTGATTCCGGTAAGTGTAAGTTATGATTCTGACCCGGAGGTAATTGAAAAAATTCTGGTTGAAGAAGCAAGGAAAGCGGCCGAGGACGTGCCGGGTCTCCTTAGCGACCCTGAGCCGCTTGCGCGTTTCATGCCTGGTTTTGGAGATTATTCTTTGGATTTTACATTGATATGTAAAGTTAAAGAATACGCTGATCAGTATCTTGCTCAATCTGAGCTCAGAAAGCGCATATTTAAGCGGTTTAAAGAAGAAGGAATTGAAATACCATTTCCCATACGCACGGTTTATGTCAAAGAAAAAAATGAAGAAAGTTAATTTAACTTTGGAGTTAAAATGAAAATTTTAGTTACAGGTGGAGCCGGGTTTATTGGTTCACATATCGTTGATACTCTTATCGGAGAGGGGCACGAGGTTGTCGTCGTGGACAATCTTTCGACCGGTTTTAAAGAAAATGTAAATTCTAAAGCGAAATTTTATGAGATGAATATCGTGGATAGGGCCTTGTCCAAAATCTTTGATGAGGAAAAGCCGGATATTGTAAATCATCATGCCGCTCAAATAGACGTTAGAAAATCTGTTAGCGACCCTATTTTTGACGCCGAACAGAACATTATTGGGAGCTTAAATGTAATTGAAAATTCTGTTAAGTACGGCGTGAAGAAGTTGATTTATGCTTCAACCGGCGGGGCGTTATACGGAGAAATTGAAAATCCGCCGGCAGATGAAAATCACCCAATTTCTCCAATTTCAAATTACGCCGTCTCAAAATGCGCTGTTGAATTTTATCTCTTGGTACATGCTAAACTGCACGGGCTTAATTACACCACTTTAAGATATGCCAATGTTTACGGGCCTCGGCAAAACTCTCTTGGTGAGGCTGGAGTGGTTGCGATTTTTGCTCGTCAACTGCTCATGAATGAACAACCTACCATATTTGGAGATGGCTCAAAAACAAGAGATTATGTAAGCGTTTTTGATGTTGTTGAAGCCAATAAACTATCATTAACCAAAGGATATAATGGAATATACAATATTGGGACAGGAGTGGAAACATCCGATAAAGAAGTTTTTGATATAGTCGCTCAGGTTGTTGGTGTAAAAGCTGAGCCTAAATATGCTCCCGTGAGACCCGGGGAAGTCAATCACAGTTCACTTGACTCCGCAAAAGTGGGAAGGGAGTTGGGCTGGAAGCCTAAAATATCTCTCAAGGATGGAGTAGCCAATACGGTGGCATATTTTAGGAAGCATTTACGATAAATTCTTCTCCGGCGCGTCCTCCGATGTAAAGTTTTTTTAATGATTTACCGATAAAATTATCAAGTTAAGTAATTTTTTGGGAGGCGCTATATGCCAAAAAACAAAATTCTTATTTTGGATGGAAAACTTGATGATATAAGAGCCATGGAAGAGCTCCTCAAAAACGAGGGGTATGAATTAACTGTTAGCTCTGATGGGGTAGATGGTTTAAATAAGGCGTATGTTGAATTTCCCGATCTTATAATTCTTGATTTGGTGCTTCCTGTTCTGGATGGGTTTGAAGTTTGTAGCAGTTTAAAACAGAGCGAGAGATGTAAAAATATTCATATAATTATTGCAACTGCTCGGGAAGAATTGGCAAGTGAAGGAATGAAAAAGATTGGGGCTGATGATTTTATACTAAAACCCTTTACAGAAGAGATGTTTTTAAAAAAAGTTAAAGCCGTTCTCGCTAAGTCAAAATAGCTGTTATGCAATTATCTTCTTTTGCTTAATAATCGTTTTGTGAATTATTTTTTAACTTGGTATTATGTTTTAATGTAATGGTATTTATTTATATTTTTTGAGGAGTGGTTTTTATGGAACTGCAGGAGATGCTCGATAAAATTAAAGCGGGTTCCAACTATCACAAAGTAGGGATGATACTTTGTCATAATGGAGTCGTTAGGGGATTTTCACGAAGTGGCGAAACGGTTAGTGCCGTTAAAGTGCAGGCGGACCACAAGAAACTTAATGAATTAATTGAGAGGGCCAAATCTCGCTCCGGTATTGTTGAAGTTTTGGTCGAAATAAATGAAGGTGTGCTTAAAGTTGGAGAGGATATAATGCGAGTATGTGTGGCCGGCGATATTCGTCCCAATGTTTTTCCCGCTTTAGAAGAACTTGTAAACGGAATAAAAAGTGAGGTCTTAAAGAAAGAAGAAGAGATTTCCTGAAAACATTGATTGGTTTCTAAAAGGTGATTATTTGTTTATGTGAGTTACTTAGATAAAGGTTTAGGATATGTCCGGTATTTATGTTGGAACGAGTGGTTTTAATTACAAGCATTGGTCTAATGGTGTTTTTTATCCTGAGGATATTCCCCAGCGAGAATGGCTTGAATATTATGCCCGGAATTTTGATACGGTGGAGCTCAATGTCTCTTTTTACAGACTTCCCAAAGAATCTGTTTTTGAAGGGTGGCACGAGCGAACTCCCACAAATTTCATCTTTGTCGTCAAAGGCAGTCGTTTTATAACCCACATTAAAAGACTTAAAGATTGCAAGGATTCCATCGAACTTTTCTTTGGCAGGGCAAAAGGCCTTAAAGAAAAGTTAGGAGTTGTCCTTTGGCAGCTTCCTCCTAACTTTCGTGTTGACGCTGAAAGATTAAATGAATTTTGTGAGTTACTTAAAAAAAATAAAGTTGCGAAGGGTACAAAGCAGGTTTTTGAATTTCGCCATGACAGCTGGTTTTGCGATAAGGTTTACGAAATCTTAAAAACACACAATTTTTCTTTGTGCGTTGCACATTCAAAATGTTGGCCTTGTGAGAAAGTTATTACGGCGAACTATGTTTATATGCGTTTTCATGGAGGAGAAGTTCTTTATGGCTCAAACTATTCTGACGAGGAGCTTAAAATGTGGGCGTCTAAGGCACAAAAGTGGCTAAATGAAGGAAAGGATATATATGTTTATTTTAACAATGATGCCTATGGTTATGCTGTGCGCAATGCTAAGAAATTTAGAGAATTGTTGAAGTCTTAAGTTATTTTTGGGTTTAGTTAAAAGGAATAAGAACTTATTTGGAGAAATCTTATAAGTAAAAAAGCGCAGATTTTAGGGCTGTTTAATTTTATTTTTAGTAAGACAGAAAGTTAAGAGCCAAGGGCTGAATATTGTGAGTTGGCTACAACTGCCAGCTAATTGAGGGTTAAATGAGTTGTTTTTTGATATATATAACAGCTAAAGACATTAAAGAAGCACGAAGTATTGCTCACGATTTGCTTGAGAAGCGGCTTGTTGCCTGCGTGAATATTATTCCAGGAGTGGAGTCTTATTATTGGTGGAAGGGCAATATTTGTGAGAGTACTGAGGCGTTACTTTTTGTGAAGACAACTGAGGATAGGGTGAAAGATGTTGTATCTGAAGTTAAAAATATCCATAGTTACGATGTTCCCGCAATAAGTGCAATTAAAATTAGCGCCGGAAACGCTGAATTTTTTAATTGGGTAAAAGATGAAACGGGTGATTTTAAATGAAGAAAAAAACCAAAATAATAATTGGCATAATTATAGCAGTTGCCGTATTTTTTTATTTGGCAACGATTGGTGTCCTTCTCTTTACTGTGGACGGTGGGTTTAAGGGGCTGAAGAAAGATAAAGTGGCGGTGATTTCATTGAGTGGTTCAATTGCCGATAGTGGGGGGGAAGGGCTTATGACCTCTGCGGGGATTACTCCCGATTTTGTTCGTGCGCAGCTCAATAGGGCAAAAAGCGACTCTTCAGTTAAAGCCATCGTTCTAAGAGTAGATAGTCCCGGGGGGTCCGTGGGGGCCTCTCAAGAGATTGCTCAGGAGATTAAGGAAACCGAAAAACCGATAGTTGTGTTTATGGGGGACATGGCCGCTTCAGGTGGTTATTATATCTCGGCTCCCGCGGATAAAATTGTTGCCAAAAAAGGCACGTTGACCGGAAGTATAGGGGTTATCTCTCAATTTATGGACTTAAGTGGTCTTTATGAAAAATTGGGCATAAAAACCGAGACGATTAAATCGGGGGAGCATAAGGACATGTTCTCAAGAGAATTAACCGAGGAGGAGCGAGAGTTATGGCAATCTGTCTCGGACGAGCTTTATGGTCAATTTATTAAGGAAGTGGCCGAAGGTAGAAATTTAGATGTTGAGGAAGTCAAGAAGTTGGCCACGGGAGAACTTTTTAGCGGAACACAAGCAAAAAAATTGGGGCTGGTTGATGAATTGGGCGGTTATCAGGATGCCATCGATTTAGCGGCCGAACTGGCCGGTATTGAAGAGCCTGTTGTTGAGGAATATCCCGCAAGGACATTTTTTGAGTCAGTTTTTAGTTTTACGGGGAGCGAAATTAGGAGTCTAATTAAAGCAAAATTTTTTGGCTCCGACTATGTCATGCTAGAGTCTTTAAAAGAATCATTTCCTGTTCCGCGATATTAATTGAGCAAAATGGCATCATGAAATTTTGTCTGATATAATGTGGGTTCATTTTAGAAACCAGTTTGGGGTATTTTGTGAAAGCAAAAAGAGCACTTCTTCCTTTTTTGCTTGGTTTTTTTGCCGGTTTTTCAATTTTTAAAGGAACCAAGCCATCAACGATTAAATTTGCTAAACTTCATGGGCCTAGCCGTCCTTTAAAGTTTCTTCATGGCTATCTCTATATGAGGTGGCCGAAGAATTATGTATCTATTTATAGGGTCGGGGGTAGATTGTATGAGTTTATTAAACCATCTCAGGCAAGTTTGTTAAAGAAACATCTTAAAAGTACTTATCATGGTAAGGTCATCAAGCTTTCGGACGCCGAGTCTCTTATAAAATTAAATAAAGAAATTTCTCTAACCAATCTTGAGAAGGTTATTCCTTATAAACAAGCTAGAGATATTATAATCAAAAATCCAGAGAGCATAGCGGTAATCGATTGTCCGTGTCGTCTTTCAAAAGATAATCCTTGCCAGCCGTTGGATGTTTGTTTGATTGTGGGCGAGCCTTATGTGAATTTTGTAATTGAGCACAAGACAAAAGGAGCGCGCAGAATATCTAAAAAAGAAGCCCTTAGAGTTTTAAAAGAGGAAGATGAAAGGGGTCACATTCATACCGCGTGGTTCAAGAGTGCCATGGGAGATAGGTTTTATGCTATCTGTAACTGTTGCAGTTGTTGTTGTGCTGGGATGAAGGCTTTTAAGGATTACGGCATTCCAATGCTTGCTTCGTCTGGCTATGTCGCGAAAGTCAACGAAGAGACTTGTTTAAACTGCGGCTTATGCTCGAAAATTTGTCCCTTTGAGGCTATTGAAATGAATGACGATAAAACTATGGTAAATTATAACAAGTGTATGGGTTGCGGAGTATGTGTTGCCAAGTGTAAGCTCGGTGCTATTTCACTCTTAAGAGATCCATTAAAAGGTGAGCCTCTTTCGATACAAGATTTGACTAAAGCCTAAAAATTTTGTAAAAAGGACAGGTTTGTGTTAAAAAAACACTTAAATTATTAGGAGGAAGATGTGGAAACAATTGAGGCGATAAACGACAGGCGGAGCATTAGGCACTTTGAAGATGAGCCGATTCCTGATGATATTTTAAGACAAATTCTTAAAGCTGGTTGTTACGCGCCCTCTGCTCATAACAGCCAGCCGTGGAAGTTTATAGTGCTTAAAGGAGATAAAAAAAATGAGCTTGGAGAAGCATTTTTAAACATTTCTAAGGAGGAGCGTTATAAAGAATATACCGGTTTTTATGTTAATAGATTGTTAAAGTATGCGGGTAGAATAGTTAAAGAGTCGCCAATTACAATAGCTGTTTTTAACAAGGGCTCTTTCTGCGGGTCCGCAAGCAAATATTTTAGGCAAAGCAAAAAAGAGGTTCTTCATATAATGGAAGTTCAGAGCATTGCGGCGGCCATAGAAAATATGCTTTTAGCCTGTCACGACCAGGGGCTGGGGGCTGTTTGGCTGGGGGTGCCCCTCCTTGTACCCCAAGAGCTTATCGAGGACTTCTTTAATACGAAGAATGAGCTTATGGCGATAATCCCCATGGGATATCCTTCCAAAAAGCGTGCAATCGAGAAAAAAATCGATATTGATAAACACATAATATACTTCGATTAAATAGACGTTAAGTTTTAAGTAATTAAGATATTTTTTAAAAAGGATAGTGACGAAGTTGCCCGAGATGCCAGAAGTTGAGACCATAAAATTGCAGATAAAAGAAGAGATTAAAGGGAAGAAGATAGAGAGTGTCAAAGTAATTTTGGATAAACCCTTGAAAAATACCACTACGGAGGAGTTTAAGCAGAGGGTAGAGGGCACTTTTGTAAAAGATGTAAAAAGAAGGGCAAAAATTTTAATTATCGAGTTGTCTACGGGAGACAGTTTGCTTATACATTTAAAATTGACGGGGCGGCTGTTGTACTTAAAACCCGAAGAGCCGATAGAGAAACATACGCATCTTGTTTTCAATTTGAGTGATGGAAAACAATTAAGGTTTTGGGATTTAAGGCAATTTGGGTATGTTAAAATTGTGTCAGGGAAACCTGAAGAAGCTCCTGAATTAAGAGAGCTTGGACCCGAAGCGCTGGAGTTGGGCCTTGATGAATTTCGGAGACTCTTGGCCGGTAAAAGATCGGGGAAAATTAAACCTCTTCTCATGAATCAAAATTTTATAGCCGGGATAGGCAATATTTACTCAGATGAAATGCTTTTTTATGCCGGGATTCAACCTACCAGGGATGTTACCACCTTAACAGATGGGGAAATCGTTAAATTACATGAGGGAATAAAGAAGATATTGTCAGCTGCTGTAAGATATAAAGGTTCTTCTGTGGATGATTACGTTGATTTATACGGGGAGCAGGGAGATTTTGTTATGTATCATAAGGTTTATCGTAGAACAGGTAAACCATGTGAAAAGTGTGGCACCCCAATTAAAAGAATAAAATTAGCTGGCAGAAGTGCTCATTTTTGTCCGAAGTGCCAAGTTTAGTAAATCTAATTAAAAAACTGTTATTATGAATTCTGTATGAGTAAGTTTATAGTAGTTATCATAAACATATTCTTGCTACTTTTTGGTTAATTTTGTAGAATTATACTGCTTAAATGCAAATATTTGGAGGAAATTTGATGGTTAAAAAGGGCACTATTAAAGTAAAAACCGGCCTTGCTGAGATGTTAAAAGGTGGCGTGATTATGGATGTCACCAATGCTGAGCAAGCTAAAATAGCTGAGGAGGCAGGCGCAGTTGCCGTTATGGCATTAGAACGTGTTCCTGCAGACATACGAGCTGCCGGAGGCGTAGCGCGGATGGCGGATCCAGTGATTATTAAGGAGATTATGAAAACCGTCACTGTTCCGGTGATGGCAAAAGTAAGGATAGGGCATTTTGTAGAAGCTCAAATTCTTGAAGCTTTAGGGGTGGATTATATTGATGAAAGCGAGGTCCTTACGCCTGCCGATGAAGCAAACCATATCAACAAATTTAATTTTACCGTCCCATTTGTATGCGGAGCCACCAATTTAGGAGAGGCTTTAAGACGTATTGGTGAAGGGGCGGCCATGATACGAACGAAAGGTGAAGCAGGAACCGGCAATGTTGTTGAAGCCGTTCGTCATATGCGAACCATAACAGGAGAAATTAGTTGGCTTAAGGGATTGCGAGAAGATGAATTGATGGCTGCGGCCAAAAAATTGCAAGCCCCTTATGAGCTTGTTTGTGAGGTAGCAAAAACCGGGAAACTCCCCGTCGTAAACTTTTCAGCCGGGGGCATAGCCACTCCGGCTGATGCTGCGTTAATGATGCAGTTGGGAGCGGATGGTGTTTTTGTGGGCTCCGGTATATTTAAATCTAAAAATCCTAAAGAACGTGGCAAAGCAATAGTTGAGGCCACGACGCACTTTAACGATCCCGAGGTGCTTGCCAAAGTTTCTAAGGGAATTGGAGAAGCAATGGCGGGTCTTGAGATAAGTGAAATAGAGAAAGAGAAGTTAATACAGCACAGAGGTTGGTAGGCATATAGTGTACTTAACTTCCCATTAATTTAGAGATTTTTAGGATGGAGAATAAAGATTGAGTAAGAAGTGTGTTGGTGTAATTTCCCTCCAAGGTGCTGTCAGAGAGCACATGCAAATGTTAGAGGATTGTGGCGTTTGCGCAATTCCCATAAAAAAGCCGCACGAGCTTCTCAAATTAGATGCGTTTATCATTCCCGGCGGAGAGAGCACAACCATTGGGAAACTGATGATAAAATATGAATTTATAGATATCATAAAGCAGCTTCACAAAGAAGGAATACCAATATACGGAACTTGCGCCGGTTTAATTCTTTTAGCAAAAAAAATTATCGGTGGGGGGGAACCTTTACTTAATTTAATGGATATTGAGGTTAGGCGAAATGCTTTTGGTAGGCAACGAGAAAGTTTTGAAGCGGACTTGGATATTCCCGATATAGGCAAAAATCCATTTACGGGAGTATTTATCAGAGCCCCTTTAATTGAATCGGTTGGTAAAGGTGTTTGTGTTATGTCAAGATTTGAGGACAAAATTGTAATGGTTCGAGAAGAAAAGCTTCTTGTTACAGCATTTCATCCTGAGCTTACCGGAGATAAGAGGATTCACGATTACTTTATAAAGATGATATAAAAAGCTGAAGTGGCATGCCACTTCAGCTTTTTATATCATTTAACTTAAATACTTAACTTTTTTATGTCTATTCTTCTTCTAATTTAATTGCTTCCATTGGACATTCTTCCACGCAGGCCCCACAACCATCACAAGCATCTTCATTAACGACGGTTGACACTTCATCGACCAGCTCAAGTACGTCATTTGGACAGACATCCACACAAATTCCGCATCCCGTGCACTCATCAGTATCGATAATTGGCCTAGGCATATTTGCTCCTCCTTAATCTAGTTATTAAAGACTTTATACAAAAATACAAATCATTTGTAAAGAAAAATTTTAAAGTATTTGACCGAGCATCATCCCGCTTAAAAGAGATATGATTCCAACTGAGACGCTTGCTGCCATGTTTACCGTGGCAAGTAGAAAATTCCCGCTTTTTATCAAGGCCGCTGTTTCATAACTAAAAGTTGAAAAGGTTGTGTAGGCTCCCGTGAATCCTACAGTAAATAACAATTTAATATTTGGGTCCACGGTGATTTTTTTAGTTGTCAACGAGATGAAAAATCCTAAAAGAAAACAGCCTGAGATATTTACCGGAAAAGTACCGAAGGGGAAATTACTGTTACTTAGTTTTGGAATACAATTGATTGTTGTATATCGGGCAACTGCCCCCAAGAATCCTCCCATTCCCGCAATTTAACACTTGCAAAGTATTTTCTCCTTTTAATCATATCTGAAAAGTAATATTACAATTTTTATTTTAAGCAGACAAGAGATTTTTCTTGAAAAACTTGACAATAATAGACTTAGATTTTATAATTTCAACACACTAAAATTTTAATAATTTTATGAGGAGTGAGTGAAATGGCAAAAGTTATAGGTATTGATTTGGGAACAACTAATTCTTGCATGGCCGTTTTGGAAGGAGGAGAACCAACCGTTATTCCAAATGCGGAAGGGGGAAGGGTGACTCCATCGGTTGTTGCATTTTCTAAAACAGGCGAAGTGCTTGTGGGAGAAGTAGCTAAACGGCAGGCGATAGTGAACCCCAAACACACCATCAGATCTATCAAAAGAAAGATGGGATCTAAAGAAAAGATTAAAATTGAGAATAAAGAGTATACCCCCGAACAAATTTCGGCATTTGTTCTTCAGAAGTTAAAAAGAGATGCCGAAGCTTATCTTGGAGAAAATATAAGCCAGGCTGTTGTCACTGTTCCCGCATATTTTGATGATTCGCAGCGAACAGCCACCAAAGACGCGGGAGCTATTGCGGGCCTCGAAGTACTGAGAATAATCAATGAGCCAACGGCGGCTTCTCTTGCTTACGGTTTAGGCAAAGGGAAAGAGGAGACCATTCTCGTTTTCGACCTGGGCGGTGGAACCTTCGATATTTCAATTCTTGAGTTGGGCGATGGTGTCTTTGAGGTTAAAGCAACCAGCGGAGATACGCGTTTAGGTGGCGATGATTGGGATCAGAGAATTGTTGATTGGATGGCTGAGGATTTTAAATCAAAGCACGGTGTTGATTTAAGAGATGATAAGATGGCGTTGCAGCGTTTAAGAGAGACTGCTGAGAAAGCTAAGTGTGAATTGTCTACCACGCAAAATACGAGCATCAACTTGCCATTTATTACAGCCACGGAACAAGGGC
This window harbors:
- a CDS encoding mechanosensitive ion channel family protein, which produces MQLETEILFLWLEPLLILFSSLIIGLIVKKILINYFNYLRKKTEAKIWGILINSTKKWIIPWFVLTGFYIALESWNIRPNILGIIHKTIFIIVIVSFTFIISQILSELIVSYEEKISSVAPIAGLTQNIVKVVIFLLGALMILHGLGVSITPLLTTMGIGGLAIALALQDSLKNLVAGMHIILAKDIRIGDYIKIEGGEEGYVQDIGWRSTTIRALSNNMAIVPNSRLAEAIVINYHLPENMMSLLIPVSVSYDSDPEVIEKILVEEARKAAEDVPGLLSDPEPLARFMPGFGDYSLDFTLICKVKEYADQYLAQSELRKRIFKRFKEEGIEIPFPIRTVYVKEKNEES
- a CDS encoding NAD-dependent epimerase/dehydratase family protein, which translates into the protein MKILVTGGAGFIGSHIVDTLIGEGHEVVVVDNLSTGFKENVNSKAKFYEMNIVDRALSKIFDEEKPDIVNHHAAQIDVRKSVSDPIFDAEQNIIGSLNVIENSVKYGVKKLIYASTGGALYGEIENPPADENHPISPISNYAVSKCAVEFYLLVHAKLHGLNYTTLRYANVYGPRQNSLGEAGVVAIFARQLLMNEQPTIFGDGSKTRDYVSVFDVVEANKLSLTKGYNGIYNIGTGVETSDKEVFDIVAQVVGVKAEPKYAPVRPGEVNHSSLDSAKVGRELGWKPKISLKDGVANTVAYFRKHLR
- a CDS encoding trehalose-6-phosphate synthase; translation: MLTRKDLQELAREKLSNHLFVVVSNREPYIHVFKEGETKCLRPASGLVTALDPVVKACSGIWVAHGSGNADKTVVDKKSRVMVPPQTNDKKTPTYTLKRVWMSKEEEDGYYYGFSNKGLWPLCHIAYTRPLFKYSDWLHYVNINKRFASAILEEIEGKNAFIFIQDYHFALLPKFLKEKRPDLNVAQFWHIPWPNPEAFRICPWKNDILEGLLANDILGFHLRYFCDNFLETIDREIEARIDRERLSVFKGGKETLIRCYPISVDFEEISSHVTSEAVKRKTEKFKKEFDFDNKFVLFGLDRIDYTKGILEKLQALDRLLEKYPEYIGKIVLLQKGTLSRIHIQEYKNLNDEIDALVEKLNWKYSNDGWSPVILTKKDLNYEEILALYRLADACVVSSLQDGMNLVSKEFVASRRDEDGILILSQFAGASRELEEGALIINPYDTDNFAETLKKAIEMPKKERRQRMKFLRQVVEENNIYKWISEIISDIVTLENNYI
- a CDS encoding glycosyltransferase, which translates into the protein MSIDEYIPVVGKGPVEEIKILAEKLPGKVIKIINSTQMGGGVAEILNRMVPLLNELGVLAKWEIISGSADFFSVTKKIHNALHGAHVTITDEELDLFLQNNRINADEMDLNGDIVFIHDPQPLALVEKKEELGNKWIWRCHIDTHAPDWKLWGFLRKYMEMYDAAVFSSPSFAQTLLINKFLIAPSIDPLSLKNQELSKETIESVLKKFDIKKNKPIVTQISRFDHLKDPIGVIEAYKLVKKSVDCQLILAGGTAADDPESAEVLSEVYERAAGDPDIHVLLLETPADIEVNALQRASTIILQKSISEGFGLTVSEAMWKGKPVIASAVGGITLQITHDYNGLLTRTIEGTAYAIKELLCNPGYAKRLGRNARESAKQNLLVTRHIRDYLLLFLSLYYPGDIVYI
- a CDS encoding DUF72 domain-containing protein → MSGIYVGTSGFNYKHWSNGVFYPEDIPQREWLEYYARNFDTVELNVSFYRLPKESVFEGWHERTPTNFIFVVKGSRFITHIKRLKDCKDSIELFFGRAKGLKEKLGVVLWQLPPNFRVDAERLNEFCELLKKNKVAKGTKQVFEFRHDSWFCDKVYEILKTHNFSLCVAHSKCWPCEKVITANYVYMRFHGGEVLYGSNYSDEELKMWASKAQKWLNEGKDIYVYFNNDAYGYAVRNAKKFRELLKS
- a CDS encoding molybdenum cofactor biosynthesis protein MoaE, with translation MELQEMLDKIKAGSNYHKVGMILCHNGVVRGFSRSGETVSAVKVQADHKKLNELIERAKSRSGIVEVLVEINEGVLKVGEDIMRVCVAGDIRPNVFPALEELVNGIKSEVLKKEEEIS
- a CDS encoding response regulator, whose protein sequence is MPKNKILILDGKLDDIRAMEELLKNEGYELTVSSDGVDGLNKAYVEFPDLIILDLVLPVLDGFEVCSSLKQSERCKNIHIIIATAREELASEGMKKIGADDFILKPFTEEMFLKKVKAVLAKSK